From the genome of Turicibacter faecis, one region includes:
- a CDS encoding helix-turn-helix domain-containing protein: protein MNVSEAIKGIRKKCLLSQTEFADHIGVSFSTVNRWENGKTAPNYQTLRRIKHFCDINDIVFNIDDLL from the coding sequence GTGAATGTAAGTGAAGCTATTAAGGGGATTAGAAAAAAGTGTTTATTAAGTCAAACGGAATTTGCTGATCATATAGGTGTCTCTTTCTCTACAGTAAATAGATGGGAGAATGGGAAGACAGCACCTAATTATCAGACGTTGAGAAGAATAAAGCACTTTTGTGATATAAATGATATTGTTTTTAATATTGATGACTTACTATAG
- a CDS encoding DNA cytosine methyltransferase, whose product MNVISLFSGCGGLDLGFEKAGFKIPVANEFDKKIWETFKVNHPNTKLIEGDIRKVSKKDIEQYFDGDVDGIIGGPPCQSWSEAGSLKGIEDDRGQLFFDYIRLLKEFSPKFFLAENVSGMLANRHSTAVQNIMKMFDDSGYDVTLTLVNAKDYGVAQERKRVFYIGFRKDLGINFEFPKGSTEDDEKKITLRDIIWDLQETAVPAGPKNRRNPEAINNNEYFTGSYSTIFMSRNRVKSWDEQAFTVQASGRQCQLHPQAPKMVKFGKNDHRFEEGKEELYRRMTIREVARVQGFPDDFKFIYEETNNAYKMIGNAVPVNLAYEIALGIKKSLEC is encoded by the coding sequence ATGAACGTGATTAGTCTATTTAGTGGTTGCGGTGGTTTAGATCTTGGGTTTGAAAAAGCAGGATTTAAAATTCCAGTTGCAAATGAATTTGATAAAAAGATTTGGGAAACATTTAAGGTGAATCATCCCAATACTAAATTAATTGAAGGTGACATAAGAAAGGTTAGCAAGAAAGACATTGAACAATATTTTGATGGAGATGTTGATGGCATTATAGGAGGACCACCTTGTCAATCATGGTCAGAAGCTGGATCATTAAAGGGGATTGAAGATGATAGGGGACAATTATTTTTTGATTATATTAGACTTTTAAAGGAGTTTAGTCCGAAATTCTTTTTAGCAGAGAATGTTAGCGGTATGTTGGCTAATAGACATTCGACGGCTGTTCAGAATATCATGAAGATGTTCGATGACTCAGGGTACGATGTCACTTTAACATTAGTTAATGCTAAGGATTATGGAGTAGCTCAGGAAAGAAAGCGAGTGTTTTATATTGGTTTTAGAAAAGATTTGGGGATTAATTTCGAGTTTCCAAAAGGATCAACAGAGGATGACGAAAAGAAGATTACATTAAGGGATATAATTTGGGATTTACAAGAGACCGCGGTACCTGCCGGACCTAAGAATCGTCGAAATCCAGAGGCGATTAATAATAATGAATATTTTACGGGATCATATTCTACAATTTTCATGAGTCGAAACCGGGTAAAGTCTTGGGATGAACAAGCTTTTACGGTACAGGCATCTGGACGCCAGTGCCAACTACATCCTCAAGCTCCTAAAATGGTTAAGTTCGGTAAAAACGATCATAGATTTGAGGAAGGAAAAGAAGAGTTGTACCGTAGAATGACAATCAGAGAGGTTGCAAGAGTTCAAGGATTCCCAGATGACTTTAAGTTTATATATGAAGAAACAAACAATGCGTATAAGATGATTGGGAATGCGGTTCCTGTTAATCTTGCTTATGAAATAGCATTGGGTATAAAAAAATCACTAGAATGTTAG
- a CDS encoding NUDIX domain-containing protein, with protein MNLNRTLTATVYVIYQNKVLLHLHKKHKSLFPVGGHMLPDELPHETAIREVYEESGLRVTLIDDQKKLGMTRVSQLNNPRYTLLENIGKEVENIDFIYFAIAESDRVKPQKGESRDLYWLSREEILNSSDMKEHIKIMALEALTAVKC; from the coding sequence TTGAATTTAAATAGAACATTAACAGCGACGGTATACGTTATTTATCAAAATAAAGTTTTGCTACATCTTCATAAAAAACATAAGTCATTGTTTCCGGTAGGGGGACATATGTTGCCTGATGAATTGCCCCACGAAACGGCAATTAGGGAAGTCTATGAGGAATCAGGGTTAAGGGTAACTTTGATTGATGATCAAAAGAAATTAGGTATGACGAGAGTAAGTCAGTTGAATAATCCTAGATATACGCTTTTAGAGAATATTGGTAAGGAAGTAGAGAATATCGATTTTATTTATTTTGCGATAGCTGAGTCAGATCGTGTTAAGCCCCAGAAGGGAGAAAGTCGGGATTTATATTGGCTTTCGAGGGAAGAAATCTTAAATAGTTCGGATATGAAAGAACATATTAAAATTATGGCATTAGAGGCATTAACAGCGGTAAAGTGTTAA
- a CDS encoding DNA cytosine methyltransferase, with amino-acid sequence MTVSVVDLFCGIGGLTKGLEFAGLDVIAGVDIDETCRYAYEMNNKSKFIQGDVSSVDVNQIKELYSKGSVRVLVGCAPCQPFSKYTQRYRKEGHKDEKWKLLYAFANIIKGVKPEVISMENVPELAKEAVFSDFLSFLTDEGYRFSWKIVYCPDYGVPQKRKRLVLLASLLGDIELIPPLYEKEEYLTVRDAIGDLPVLKNGGQDREDSIHCVTKLSQINLKRIQQSIPGGTWLDWDEDLRLPCHKKSTGKSYGAVYGRMAWNEPSPTITTQFYGYGNGRFGHPEQDRALSYREGAILQSFPKDYKFIGEEESFNRRKLGIHIGNAVPVELGRAIGLSILKHLKEMGVGLSEE; translated from the coding sequence TTGACTGTTTCAGTTGTGGATTTATTTTGTGGTATAGGGGGACTAACTAAAGGATTAGAATTTGCAGGATTAGACGTCATCGCTGGAGTGGACATAGATGAAACTTGTCGCTATGCCTATGAAATGAACAATAAATCTAAATTTATTCAAGGAGATGTTAGTTCTGTAGATGTTAATCAAATAAAGGAGTTATATTCAAAAGGTTCGGTACGTGTATTAGTAGGGTGCGCACCCTGCCAGCCATTTTCGAAGTATACCCAAAGGTATCGTAAAGAAGGGCATAAGGATGAGAAATGGAAGCTATTGTATGCGTTTGCTAATATTATTAAGGGTGTAAAACCGGAGGTAATATCAATGGAAAACGTTCCTGAATTAGCTAAGGAAGCTGTTTTTTCGGATTTTTTGAGTTTTTTAACCGACGAAGGTTATCGTTTTTCTTGGAAAATTGTGTATTGTCCGGACTATGGAGTTCCACAGAAACGAAAGCGGTTAGTTTTACTCGCTTCCCTTCTAGGTGATATTGAATTAATTCCGCCTTTATATGAGAAAGAAGAGTACTTAACGGTAAGAGATGCTATTGGAGATCTTCCTGTATTAAAAAATGGAGGACAAGATAGGGAGGATAGTATTCATTGTGTTACCAAACTATCGCAGATCAATTTAAAACGCATTCAGCAATCAATTCCGGGAGGAACATGGCTGGATTGGGATGAGGATTTACGACTACCATGCCATAAAAAAAGTACAGGAAAAAGCTATGGAGCTGTTTATGGTAGAATGGCTTGGAATGAACCATCTCCTACTATAACAACTCAATTTTATGGATATGGTAATGGGCGATTTGGACACCCTGAGCAAGATAGGGCACTTTCATATCGCGAAGGTGCAATTTTACAATCCTTTCCGAAAGATTATAAGTTTATAGGGGAAGAGGAGAGTTTTAATAGAAGAAAGTTGGGCATACATATAGGTAATGCTGTTCCAGTTGAGTTAGGGCGAGCTATTGGGTTGAGTATTTTAAAACATTTGAAAGAGATGGGAGTGGGACTAAGTGAAGAATAA
- a CDS encoding DUF262 domain-containing protein, which yields MKNKITEEQKEKANAQIRELRKEIDYDTRDYSIDFLVKQFGENEFFIPDEYQRQFVWENQHKTDFIESILLGLPIPFMFFSDTDDGRCEIIDGAQRTRTLDTFMENNLVLKNLKLLTSLENFTYEDLPDYFKRKFNKTTMRIIVLSDETTLETRREIFNRINTAGVRANKSEVRRGTYSGPFMDFLKECTKNELFISVCPVSDNGKKRYEDLELVLRFFAFLNNYQSFNHRVGEFLDNYVERVQDSFNKDELTREFLNMLRFVDKYFEFGFRKTKKAKSTPRVRFEAISVGVALALRAKPDLVPASMDWLDSEEFKKHTTTHASNSQARVRGRIEFVRDMLLAGDNDAGDY from the coding sequence GTGAAGAATAAAATTACAGAGGAGCAGAAGGAAAAGGCTAATGCACAAATTAGAGAATTACGTAAAGAGATTGATTATGATACCAGGGACTATTCAATTGATTTTCTAGTAAAGCAATTTGGAGAAAATGAATTTTTTATACCTGACGAGTATCAACGACAATTTGTTTGGGAAAATCAACACAAAACAGATTTTATTGAGTCAATTTTATTGGGGTTACCTATCCCGTTTATGTTTTTTTCAGACACAGATGATGGAAGATGTGAAATTATTGATGGTGCTCAAAGGACTAGAACTTTGGATACGTTCATGGAGAATAACTTGGTATTAAAAAATTTGAAGCTATTAACAAGTTTAGAAAATTTCACTTATGAGGATTTACCTGATTATTTCAAACGGAAATTTAATAAAACTACAATGAGGATCATTGTTTTATCAGATGAAACCACGTTAGAGACTAGAAGAGAAATATTTAATCGTATTAATACTGCTGGGGTTCGCGCGAATAAAAGTGAGGTTCGACGCGGAACCTATTCGGGTCCTTTTATGGATTTTCTTAAGGAGTGTACTAAAAATGAATTATTCATTAGTGTATGCCCCGTAAGTGATAACGGAAAGAAACGTTATGAGGACTTAGAGTTAGTATTAAGATTTTTTGCCTTTTTGAACAATTACCAATCGTTTAATCATCGAGTAGGTGAATTTTTAGATAATTATGTTGAACGGGTACAGGATAGCTTTAATAAAGATGAATTAACAAGAGAGTTTCTTAATATGTTGAGATTTGTAGATAAATATTTTGAGTTTGGGTTTAGAAAAACCAAAAAGGCGAAATCTACTCCTCGAGTTCGTTTTGAAGCTATTTCTGTAGGTGTAGCATTGGCATTAAGAGCGAAACCCGACCTGGTCCCAGCTTCGATGGATTGGCTGGATAGTGAGGAGTTTAAGAAACATACAACAACTCATGCGAGTAATTCCCAGGCGAGAGTAAGAGGACGAATTGAATTTGTAAGAGATATGTTATTAGCGGGGGATAATGATGCAGGAGACTATTGA
- a CDS encoding MAE_28990/MAE_18760 family HEPN-like nuclease has protein sequence MFNDRVEEIKLYYSALEKLYDFKEIEEENQDFLKDDFLKILKSNALLMVYNLVESTIMGGILEIYENLHQKGMTYKMVRKEIQEIWFSYKFNQVYAKNAHFNSYKGKAMEIINFILEETPLELDRKATDISGNLDADKIRQICQEHGIVYNLDKDSRGGIILKDVKDKRNNLAHGTISFVECGRDYSMDDLDKIKRETISFLNSILEGMQNYYDNELYLSSR, from the coding sequence ATGTTTAATGACCGAGTCGAGGAAATAAAGCTATATTATTCCGCATTAGAAAAATTGTATGATTTTAAGGAAATAGAAGAAGAAAATCAAGATTTTCTAAAGGATGATTTTTTAAAGATCTTAAAATCTAATGCATTGTTGATGGTCTATAACCTTGTAGAGTCCACTATTATGGGGGGGATATTAGAGATATATGAAAATTTACACCAAAAGGGTATGACATATAAGATGGTTCGGAAAGAAATACAAGAGATTTGGTTTTCCTATAAATTCAATCAGGTTTATGCTAAAAATGCCCATTTTAATTCATATAAAGGGAAAGCGATGGAGATAATTAATTTTATTTTAGAAGAAACACCCTTAGAACTTGATAGAAAGGCAACGGATATAAGTGGAAATTTAGATGCAGATAAAATAAGGCAAATATGTCAAGAACACGGAATTGTATATAATTTAGATAAAGATAGTCGAGGAGGAATTATTCTTAAAGATGTTAAGGATAAGAGAAATAACCTTGCACATGGGACGATTTCATTTGTCGAGTGTGGGCGTGATTATAGCATGGATGATTTAGATAAAATAAAGCGAGAAACTATTTCCTTTTTGAATAGTATTCTAGAAGGAATGCAAAATTATTACGATAATGAGTTATATCTTTCATCAAGATAA